One Chitinispirillales bacterium genomic window, ATAACAAGTCAAAACTTTCAGATTCTTATTACTCGACACACTAAGTTCGACAAGTTGTTTATTGTCGTGGCAATGCAAATGCGTCAAATTAGTATCATTCCACACGTTCAAATTAGTTAATTTGTTGCCGCCGCAATTCAACTCCTTTAACGCGGTATTATTAGACAAGTCAAGTTCAGTTAAATTATTTACGGAACAATCCAATTTCTCTAATGAGGAAAAATATTCTATACCGGCAAGGGAATATATGTTCTTGTCCCGCAAATCAAGTTCGGTTATAGTATCTACGTCGTTTTCATGTATCTCCGTCTTTCCTTCAAGATATTGACATATCGCCGACTTAAAGTTTGTGTCATTAAACTCTAGCGTTATATCATTCCCCTGCCCAAACACCGCAATAACGACAACAATCACCGTCGTAAATACTTTCAAAATACTTTGTTTGTTCCACATACAAAAACCCCTTCATTTCTCTTTATAAAATTAAAGTTTAATAACGTATTTTAACCGTTAACTCATAAATTCCAATTTTTCGGCTGTAATATACTATCTGCGCACCTATAAATTTCACAAAAACCGAATTAAAATTATGCATGCCAAACTCATTTTGTTTTTGCTAATATATTCCTTTTTAATACTTTTAAGAAATATCATAAAAAAGAAAATCTATTCTTTTCACAACAAAATTTCACAGTGCCGTGCAACGTGGCAATTTATTGTTATTGCAACCGGCAAACAAGCTATATGCGTAGGAAACGTTTCAATGTGAACCGCCAACGCCGTTATTCTTCCGCCAAGCCCTTGCGCTCCTATTCCGCTTTTGTTGATTTCGGCGAGTATTTTTTTTTCCATTTCACTGTAAAATTTTACGGGATGATTTTCCCCGACGGGACGAAGCAACGCTTTTTTGGCTGTTTCAAGACATTTTTCCGCATTGCCGCCTATTCCTACTCCCACAATTACCGGAGGACAAGGATCGCCTTCGGCCGCCATAACGGTTTTAACGACAAAACCGACAATATCATCCCCGCGGTTGGAAGGTTTCATCATTTTCAGTGCGCTCACATTTTCACTTCCGCCGCCCTTCGGCGCAAAGATTATTCTGATACTTTCACCTTTTACAAAATTATAATGAATTATAGCCGGAGTGTTGTCGTTTGTGTTTTTTCTACCAAAAAGTGGATCCTCAACGATTGATTTTCGCAGATAATAATTGTCGTATCCGCTTCTAACTCCTTTCTGTATCGCCTCTTCTATGTCATTCTCGCCGATAATTCTTACATTGCTGCCTATCTCTACAAAAAAGACTGCAAACCCAGTATCCTGACAAATCGGTTTTTTTTCCGTTTTTGCAATATCCGCATTTTTAACACACTGCAAAAGAATTGACTTCGCCAAATTCGAATCCTCGTCATATTGCGCTTTTTTCAAAGCGCAATAAACGTCTTGGGGAAGGTTGTACGCCGCTTCGGCGCACATTTTCTCTACCGCGTTAGTTATAATTTCACAGGAAATATCGCGCATTTTTATTTTTGCTCCGTCATTTTTCAAGAAAAATAGTATTTTGTACAAAATATAAGGAAGCTCGTTTTATGGAAAAGAAAAAAATCGTCGTTGTTATGGGAGGCCCATCGGCTGAACATGAAATTTCACTGAAAACCGGATTTCAGATATTGTCAAATTTGGATAAAAATAAATATTCCGTTTCGGCGCTCGTCATTTCAAAAAACAAAGAATTTCGGTTCGCGCAAAACACGATACAAATCACACAGGAAGACATAAACAATGCCGAAACTTCGCCGTTTTTCAGAGGCGGCTACAAGCCTTGCAATTCCATGCTGATATGGGAAAACGTGAGCGGCGCATTTTTGGCTCTGCACGGCGAATTTGGCGAAGACGGCGTTTTCCAAGGATATTTGGACACAATCGGAGTGAAATATACGGGCTGTGGAGTGCTCTCCAGCGCTGTCGGTATGAACAAAATATTTGCAAAAAAAATTTTTGAAGCAAGCGGTATAACAACACCGCCGTATTCAATTTTCAGAAAAGGCGACAGCGAAAACGAAATTAAAGAAATTCTTGCAAAACATCGCTTTCCTCTTTTTGTCAAAGCTCCGCAATCAGGGTCGAGCAAACTTATGTCAAAAGTTGAAAACGAGCAGGATTTACGTTCGGCAATCAAAGATATAAGCAAAAACTGTAATTCGATTTTAGTTGAATCAAATGTAAAAGGCGATGAGTTCTCGTGTCCCGTAATTGAAATAAAAGGCGAATTACGTGTACTTTCTCCAATATATATAAAACCGAAAAACAGCGCCGGTTTCTTTGATTACAACGCGAAATATCTTGGAGAATCAGAAGAAATTTGTCCGCCGCCACACGACAAAGAGATTATCGAATTGATTCAAAAAACCGCCATATCCGTCCATAAAGTCTTGGAATGCAGAGGATATTCCCGCACAGATATTATCGTGCAGGACTCCGTCGCTTACGTTTTAGAAATAAACACATTGCCGGGAATGACTTCCACCTCTCTCATCCCAAAGTCGTTTGCAGCCGAAGGCGGAAATTTTAGCGAACTATTGGACATAATCATTGATAATATGCTTAAACCTTCCTAACGTTTTTTATTCACAGTAATTGTCAAAATTAAGCACATTACTCTTTAATCAATAATAAAAATCGCGCACGTTTTCGCTGACTTTTAACTGCTTTTTATTAGCGTTAAACCAATCTTGATAAGCGTTTCGAGCAAACTCCGATTTAATTTGGTTGCTTATTACCGTAAATTCCGGCGCATCTTTCGGCAATTCACTTACAAGTTCTTTTGCCGTAGTCCTAACAATATAAACACCGTTATCCGAAACGATCGGTTTTGATATGGTATTTTCAGGCAACGCAAACGCGGCTGCGAGTACTTCGTTATTGTAGCCGACGCCGGAAACAAACTGTTTTCTCGTCGTCAATTCCGCTTTTCCTGCGCGAAGTTTTTCATCGCCTTCCGCAAATTCTTCAAACGACGTTTCTTTTATTTTTTCGGTAATTTCTACTAGATAATCTTTCGCATTATTTATGCGCAACGAATCCTCGACAATACTCCTGATTTTTGTTTTCACGTGCTCAAACGGTAAATTTCCCTTTGCAATTTTTTCTTTGAGTTCTAATACGAAAAATGCGTTTTCGGTTTCCAAAATCTCAGAAACATCACCCGGTTTCGCGTCTTTATCAAAAACAAAAAAGCCTAAATTTGCAATATATCCGACTCCAGCCGGATTTTCTCCTCTGCCAAACGGCGGAGTTGAATCAACATCTACAGAAAATTCTTTTGCGGCGGAAAGCATATTTTCATCTTCAGCAAAAGAACGGACTTTTGACACAAGCGTCTCAATACTGTCAAGCGTCTCTACCCCGGCGATAATGTATTTTAAAATATGTTTCGCTTTAACCTCAGTTACGGTATCCGCATCGATTTTTACACTGTCAACTGCTATAATGTGAAACCCGTAATTTGACTTAAACGGCTCGGAAATTTCGCCGGATGGAGTAGAAAACGCGACATTATCAAACTCTTTTACCATTTGACCTTTCTTAAACCATCCCAATTCGCCGCCGTTTTTTGCGCTGCCCAAATCGTCAGAACCGATGCGCGCTTCTTCGTCGAACGACGTGATTCCCGCCAAAATATTTGATTTTATATCCCGAAGTTCGTTTGCTATCAATTCCTCGTCTCTTTGAGTTATATTTTTAGGGAATCGAACAAAATAAACCGTCGCTTTTTCTGCTGTTTTGTAGTCGGAAATGTGAGCTGCATAATAATTTTTAAGTTTTTCATCGGACAAACTTTCAGAAAGCAAATCAATGGAATACGGATGAATATTTATATATTCAAAAGAAACTTTTTCTTTTTGCGCTTTGTATTCGTATTCTATTTCGGAATAAGACGGATTATTTCCGCTTTCAATCAAAGTATTAAGTTTGTTTATTGGGACCATTACATTGCGGATGTACTGTTCTATCTGTTGAACCGAAGGATTATCATAACTTGACGGCGTATTTATGAACGCAATATATTTTTCTTTATCAAATTGTCCGTCCGTATGAAAATATTCGCTTTGGGTAAACGCCGGCGGCGGATTATCTTTCAAATATGAATAAATTTCTTCAACCGTAGCTTCAAGTTCCATATCTTTTATTATTTTGTCGGTAATCACTTCACTTACGTAAGCGTCCCAAACCTGCATAGGCAAAGTTCCGTCTTCGTTTGCGGTCTGCCCTTGATACCTGCGATTTTGACGCTCCATTTCAAGCATTTGTGAAAATTCTTGAATACCGACAAAATTATTCCCGATTTTTCCAACAGTTCTGCC contains:
- a CDS encoding D-alanine--D-alanine ligase codes for the protein MEKKKIVVVMGGPSAEHEISLKTGFQILSNLDKNKYSVSALVISKNKEFRFAQNTIQITQEDINNAETSPFFRGGYKPCNSMLIWENVSGAFLALHGEFGEDGVFQGYLDTIGVKYTGCGVLSSAVGMNKIFAKKIFEASGITTPPYSIFRKGDSENEIKEILAKHRFPLFVKAPQSGSSKLMSKVENEQDLRSAIKDISKNCNSILVESNVKGDEFSCPVIEIKGELRVLSPIYIKPKNSAGFFDYNAKYLGESEEICPPPHDKEIIELIQKTAISVHKVLECRGYSRTDIIVQDSVAYVLEINTLPGMTSTSLIPKSFAAEGGNFSELLDIIIDNMLKPS
- a CDS encoding peptidylprolyl isomerase, whose translation is MLTWMRKWAPVIMLIALIGFLMTIFIDWGMGVETVTGKKGRTVGKIGNNFVGIQEFSQMLEMERQNRRYQGQTANEDGTLPMQVWDAYVSEVITDKIIKDMELEATVEEIYSYLKDNPPPAFTQSEYFHTDGQFDKEKYIAFINTPSSYDNPSVQQIEQYIRNVMVPINKLNTLIESGNNPSYSEIEYEYKAQKEKVSFEYINIHPYSIDLLSESLSDEKLKNYYAAHISDYKTAEKATVYFVRFPKNITQRDEELIANELRDIKSNILAGITSFDEEARIGSDDLGSAKNGGELGWFKKGQMVKEFDNVAFSTPSGEISEPFKSNYGFHIIAVDSVKIDADTVTEVKAKHILKYIIAGVETLDSIETLVSKVRSFAEDENMLSAAKEFSVDVDSTPPFGRGENPAGVGYIANLGFFVFDKDAKPGDVSEILETENAFFVLELKEKIAKGNLPFEHVKTKIRSIVEDSLRINNAKDYLVEITEKIKETSFEEFAEGDEKLRAGKAELTTRKQFVSGVGYNNEVLAAAFALPENTISKPIVSDNGVYIVRTTAKELVSELPKDAPEFTVISNQIKSEFARNAYQDWFNANKKQLKVSENVRDFYY
- a CDS encoding fumarate hydratase — its product is MRDISCEIITNAVEKMCAEAAYNLPQDVYCALKKAQYDEDSNLAKSILLQCVKNADIAKTEKKPICQDTGFAVFFVEIGSNVRIIGENDIEEAIQKGVRSGYDNYYLRKSIVEDPLFGRKNTNDNTPAIIHYNFVKGESIRIIFAPKGGGSENVSALKMMKPSNRGDDIVGFVVKTVMAAEGDPCPPVIVGVGIGGNAEKCLETAKKALLRPVGENHPVKFYSEMEKKILAEINKSGIGAQGLGGRITALAVHIETFPTHIACLPVAITINCHVARHCEILL